TCGTGAAGGGCCCCTACGATCTTTCCCTGGTGGAAGGCTCCATCAGCGCGCCGGGCGATGCCGAGCGCATTCTGGAAGTCCGGCGCGCCTCGAAGACGCTTGTCACGATCGGGGCCTGCGCCACTGCGGGCGGCATTCAGGCCCTTCGCAATTTTCAGGACGTGCGGGAGTTTGTTTCGATCGTCTATGCCCGTCCGGAGTATATCCGGACGCTCGACGCCTCGACGCCGATCGCGGATCACGTTCCGGTAGATTTCGAGCTCCGGGGCTGTCCCATCGACAAACGTCAGCTTTTGGAAGTGATCGGCGCCTTCCTCGTCGGCCGCAAGCCGAACACGCCGTCCCACAGCGTCTGCGTCGAGTGCAAGCTGCGCGGCAACGTCTGCGTGATGGTGGCGCGCGGCACGCCCTGTCTCGGACCCGTCACCCATGCCGGCTGCGGCGCGATCTGCCCGTCGTACGACCGCGGCTGCTACGGCTGCTTCGGTCCGAAGGAGACGCCGAACACGCCGTCGATGAGCCGCGGGTGGGTCCGCCTGGGCGCGACGGAACCGGAAATCCTGCGCGTCTTCCGCGGCGTGAACGCCTGGGCCGCCCCGTTTCGGGAGGAGAGCGAGACTCATGACGTGTAGGTTC
The DNA window shown above is from Nitrospiria bacterium and carries:
- a CDS encoding oxidoreductase, with product MRTRKPKLAVWKFASCDGCQLSLLDCEDELLKLAGRVTIAHFLEASRAVVKGPYDLSLVEGSISAPGDAERILEVRRASKTLVTIGACATAGGIQALRNFQDVREFVSIVYARPEYIRTLDASTPIADHVPVDFELRGCPIDKRQLLEVIGAFLVGRKPNTPSHSVCVECKLRGNVCVMVARGTPCLGPVTHAGCGAICPSYDRGCYGCFGPKETPNTPSMSRGWVRLGATEPEILRVFRGVNAWAAPFREESETHDV